A region from the Silene latifolia isolate original U9 population chromosome 7, ASM4854445v1, whole genome shotgun sequence genome encodes:
- the LOC141590074 gene encoding uncharacterized protein LOC141590074: MIGKQEAENDAHVVTVRDQRVEQLTASDIHVVGEFNDVFPDEIPELPPKRDIDFNVELKSGTGTKEPVSVLRPYNLSEVMESILEEESDEDWEEVPGRSSGQISESPSSTRVSGLQLTDSDVKDELEYWSTTVYCYVLGANPPFKVLDGFVKRIWGYTEIEKISFHSNGIFLVRFKTEAMKMRVLQAGPVFFDNKPVVVKEWLPESKLIREAVDMVPIWIRFYGLPLKFWRNALKKIASLVGNPIRCDSNTQLKTFLGYARIMVEVKVGDDLPEVIEFMDELDVKHRQIVHYEWRPTICTECKGMGHFSRDCRSKDKQPKGPVRGRKTWVPKKTTVPIPQPAAAVQAIVPAAAGSGAVPEQSRVKMTRSGEGPAEGVGAFVTPMPFSFHPSFSPSRIITQLTRQGGISVSSVRRTFLEVLERSIQVREVSESEVVDGLPLLENGFICHEGGRIWIVWDAMNYKVEVISNEAQVIHTRVTFLPTGVHWWLSMVYGFNRIAERIPLWESLSNMSAIVDGLWVVMGDFNNVLAMNERIGSEVTNAELRGFQTCIAACDLMDIPAHGAFFTWNNKHEVGDKVYSRINRVLVNDEWLSQFPETHTMFHSKGLFDHCPCTITLWPEVWDYQIEGNTMFQVVKKLKLLKQPLKALNAASFANIETAANVALIHLHDVQSQLHLDPSNVLLQQNEKVAAEAYRELDKARVSFLSQKAKTQWCSEGDENTSYFHSTLKARRFQNRVFCILYRHGVLQYNNAGIEKAFEDYYKSLLGTSKWVGNVHIPTVRHGVTVSETQAAELIRDVTNAEIYEALCSIPPNKSPGPDGYTSQFYKDAYSIVGKDIIKAVKEFFITGELLKQVNSTTLTLIPKKERPLSVADFRPIACCNVLYKIISKVICNRMANVLPEIISPNQSAFIKGREIVDNILICQDLVRLYNRKSCSPRCIMKMDLKKAYDSIEWQFIEQMLLALKFPAKMVQWIMKCVSSPWFTLSLNGSTFGYFQGKRGIRQSDPMSLLVFTICMEYLSRILRVVTEQLEFNYHSLCRTLKLSHLCFADDLIMFCRGDRVSIKVLLRAFATFSSVSGLEMNCDKSEIYFNGIPQGEIDYILSISGFKEGSFPFRYLGIPISYKRMAIGDCTRLVEKVVSKLRGWGAKKLSYSGRLVLIQSVLSQLHVYWARIFVIPITVLDRVTAICRNYLWSSSDQYGKAPSVAWDALRPKKFGGLGIVNCRLWNQALIGKYTWWLACKSDHLWIKWVDHVYMKGRNWQDYVPSLQLSWTWRKICAVKDIFKPGYNLNQWCDGKYTVVAGYRWLNVPKHSFIAWLFAKERLLTKDRLRAFGLPIDGVCDLCALYTENHHHLFYQCEFSIRCWDILRHWFSVSLPTQDILQWCVKWRFRSLLKKHLVFAAVVAVLYNIWRVRNLCRLDMVLHSPIQDEEEDMDEPDFSLSRNDPPELEIEDKEIEGTNQCNEFKVIPDSTITPRLDSGGMSLNSEPNEIGSSSNAEEPSTSTKWKYKSSHPMESILGNIKKGCSLDRKSTSCVATFVRPYIITWGSKKHNSIALSTAEAENIAAGLTISFLTYTF; the protein is encoded by the exons GTACTAAGGAGCCAGTATCGGTTCTTCGTCCTTACAATCTAAGTGAGGTGATGGAATCGATACTAGAAGAAGAATCTGATGAGGATTGGGAGGAGGTTCCTGGACGCAGTAGTGGGCAAATCTCGGAGTCGCCTTCATCAACTAGGGTAAGTGGGCTTCAGCTAACAGACTCTGATGTTAAAGACGAATTAGAGTATTGGTCAACAACTGTATATTGTTATGTTCTTGGAGCGAATCCTCCTTTTAAGGTCTTAGATGGTTTTGTTAAACGTATCTGGGGATATACTGAAATAGAGAAGATTTCTTTTCATTCTAATGGTATCTTTCTGGTGCGGTTTAAAACTGAAGCCATGAAAATGAGAGTATTGCAAGCTGGACCGGTTTTCTTTGATAATAAGCCGGTTGTTGTCAAGGAGTGGTTACCGGAGTCGAAACTTATAAGGGAGGCAGTTGATATGGTTCCAATTTGGATTAGATTTTATGGGCTCCCTCTGAAATTCTGGAGAAATGCTCTTAAGAAAATTGCTAGTCTGGTTGGGAATCCTATCAGGTGTGATAGTAATACACAGCTGAAAACTTTCCTTGGTTATGCTCGTATCATGGTTGAGGTTAAAGTGGGGGATGATTTGCCTGAAGTTATTGAGTTTATGGATGAATTGGATGTTAAGCATAGGCAGATTGTTCACTATGAATGGAGACCTACCATCTGTACTGAGTGTAAAGGTATGGGTCACTTCTCTCGAGATTGCAGAAGTAAAGACAAACAGCCTAAGGGGCCAGTGCGTGGTAGGAAGACCTGGGTACCAAAGAAGACTACTGTTCCTATTCCACAGCCAGCTGCTGCTGTTCAAGCAATAGTGCCAGCTGCTGCAGGGTCTGGTGCTGTTCCTGAACAGTCTAGAGTGAAGATGACTAGGAGTGGGGAGGGTCCTGCTGAAGGGGTTGGTGCCTTTGTTACTCCAATGCCCTTCTCATTTCATCcttccttttctccttcaagAATCATTACTCAACTGACTCGGCAGGGTGGGATAAGTGTGAGTAGTGTTAGGAGGACTTTCCTGGAAGTCTTAGAACGTTCTATTCAAGTTAGAGAGGTCAGTGAAAGTGAAGTGGTTGATGGCTTGCCTCTGTTAGAGAATGG GTTTATTTG TCATGAAGGTGGTAGGATTTGGATTGTTTGGGATGCTATGAACTATAAGGTAGAGGTCATCAGTAATGAAGCTCAAGTCATTCATACTAGAGTGACTTTCCTTCCTACTGGGGTGCACTGGTGGTTATCCATGGTCTATGGGTTTAACAGAATTGCTGAGAGGATACCCCTTTGGGAGTCTCTGTCTAATATGTCTGCCATTGTTGATGGTCTCTGGGTAGTCATGGGGGATTTTAACAATGTTCTTGCTATGAATGAGAGAATTGGGTCTGAGGTCACTAATGCTGAGTTGAGGGGGTTTCAGACTTGTATTGCAGCCTGTGACTTGATGGATATTCCTGCCCATGGGGCTTTTTTCACCTGGAATAACAAGCACGAGGTTGGGGATAAGGTCTACAGTAGAATTAATAGAGTTCTGGTGAATGATGAATGGCTCAGTCAGTTCCCAGAGACTCATACTATGTTCCACTCTAAGGGTTTATTTGACCATTGCCCTTGCACTATCACTCTTTGGCCTGAG GTATGGGATTATCAGATTGAAGGCAATACCATGTTCCAAGTTGTTAAGAAATTGAAGTTGTTAAAACAGCCTCTGAAAGCTCTGAATGCTGCCAGTTTTGCCAATATTGAGACTGCTGCTAATGTGGCCCTGATCCACCTACATGATGTTCAGTCCCAGTTACACCTGGATCCCTCCAATGTTCTGTTACAACAAAATGAGAAGGTGGCTGCAGAAGCCTATCGTGAGTTGGATAAGGCTAGGGTGAGTTTCCTTAGCCAAAAAGCTAAGACCCAATGGTGTAGTGAGGGGGATGAGAATACTAGCTATTTTCATAGTACTCTAAAAGCTAGGAGGTTCCAGAATAGAGTCTTTTGTATTCTGTACAGACATGGAGTGTTGCAGTATAATAATGCTGGTATTGAGAAGGCTTTTGAGGATTATTACAAGAGTCTCCTAGGGACTAGTAAGTGGGTTGGTAATGTTCACATTCCCACTGTGAGACATGGGGTGACTGTTTCTGAGACACAGGCTGCTGAGTTAATCAGGGATGTGACTAATGCTGAAATCTATGAAGCATTGTGCTCTATCCCTCCCAACAAATCCCCAGGCCCTGATGGATATACTTCTCAGTTTTACAAAGATGCATATTCCATTGTTGGTAAAGATATCATTAAGGCTGTCAAGGAGTTCTTTATTACTGGTGAGCTTCTAAAACAAGTGAACTCTACTACCTTGACTTTGATCCCCAAAAAAGAGAGACCTCTGAGTGTGGCTGACTTCAGGCCTATTGCCTGTTGTAACGTCCTCTACAAGATTATTTCAAAAGTTATTTGTAACAGAATGGCTAATGTCCTCCCTGAGATCATTAGTCCTAATCAGAGTGCCTTTATCAAAGGcagagagatagttgataataTCTTAATTTGTCAAGATCTAGTGCGGCTATACAATAGGAAATCTTGCTCTCCAAGGTGCATTATGAAGATGGACCTCAAAAAAGCGTATGACTCCATAGAGTGGCAGTTCATTGAGCAGATGTTATTGGCCCTAAAGTTTCCTGCTAAGATGGTACAGTGGATTATGAAGTGTGTGTCCTCCCCATGGTTTACTCTCTCACTAAATGGGTCTACATTTGGGTATTTTCAAGGGAAACGTGGGATTAGACAAAGTGATCCAATGTCACTCTTGGTTTTTACCATTTGCATGGAGTATTTGAGTAGGATTCTAAGGGTGGTTACTGAGCAATTGGAATTCAATTATCATTCCCTCTGCAGAACCTTGAAGCTTAGTCATTTGTGCTTTGCAGATGACCTTATTATGTTCTGTAGGGGGGACAGGGTCTCTATTAAAGTGTTGTTGAGAGCCTTTGCAACCTTCTCCTCTGTTTCTGGGCTTGAAATGAATTGTGACAAATCTGAAATTTATTTCAATGGCATTCCTCAGGGAGAGATTGATTATATACTCAGTATATCTGGGTTCAAGGAGGGGAGCTTCCCCTTTAGGTACCTAGGAATCCCCATTTCTTATAAACGTATGGCAATTGGAGATTGTACTAGACTTGTTGAGAAAGTGGTTAGTAAACTCAGGGGATGGGGGGCGAAGAAGCTCAGCTATTCCGGGAGACTGGTGCTGATTCAGTCTGTCTTATCTCAACTTCATGTTTATTGGGCTCGAATTTTTGTGATCCCTATTACAGTTCTTGATAGGGTCACTGCAATTTGTAGGAATTACCTCTGGAGTAGTAGTGATCAGTATGGGAAAGCTCCTTCTGTGGCATGGGATGCACTCAGACCGAAAAAATTTGGTGGTCTTGGTATAGTGAATTGTAGATTATGGAATCAAGCTTTAATTGGTAAATATACCTGGTGGCTCGCTTGTAAAAGTGATCATTTATGGATCAAGTGGGTGGatcatgtgtatatgaaaggtAGGAATTGGCAGGATTATGTTCCTTCATTGCAATTAAGTTGGACATGGAGAAAGATTTGTGCTGTTAAGGACATCTTTAAACCTGGCTATAATCTGAATCAGTGGTGTGATGGGAAGTATACTGTGGTTGCGGGTTACAGATG GCTTAATGTACCCAAGCATTCCTTCATTGCTTGGCTGTTTGCTAAGGAGAGGTTACTGACTAAAGATAGATTGAGGGCTTTTGGTCTACCTATTGATGGGGTCTGTGATCTTTGTGCTTTGTATACTGAGAATCACCATCATTTGTTCTACCAGTGTGAGTTCAGCATAAGGTGTTGGGATATATTAAGGCATTGGTTCAGTGTCTCACTTCCTACACAGGATATTCTGCAATGGTGTGTTAAGTGGAGATTCAGATCGCTGCTCAAGAAGCATCTGGTTTTTGCTGCAGTGGTGGCTGTCTTATACAATATTTGGCGGGTCAGAAATCTCTGCAGGTTAGATATGGTTCTTCATTCCCCTATTCAG gatgaggaagaagacatgGATGAACCTGACTTTAGTCTTTCCAGAAATGATCCTCCAGAATTGGAAATTGAGGACAAGGAGATTGAAGGAACAAATCAATGTAATGAGTTTAAAGTCATACCTGACTCAACTATAACACCACGATTAGATTCAGGGGGAATGTCCTTAAACTCTGAGCCAAATGAAATTGGATCAAGTTCAAATgctgaagaaccaagtacttcaacaaaatggaaatataagagTTCACACCCTATGGAAAGCATACTTGGCAATATTAAGAAGG GATGCTCCTTAGACAGGAAAAGTACGTCATGTGTTGCCACATTTGTTCGACCTTACATTATCActtggggttcaaagaagcataATTCAATTGCACTTTCAACAGCAGAAGCCGAAAATATtgcagcaggactg ACCATATCTTTCCTTacttatacattctaa